Part of the Hirundo rustica isolate bHirRus1 chromosome 3, bHirRus1.pri.v3, whole genome shotgun sequence genome, ttttttcttttttcaccctctccttggaactgttccaaGCTCcccagactaaggacctgggggcctccacaggggacccaccccaccaagaccagccctgcacatctccttttctcccagcaccagcGGAGACAGAGGGGCGGAGGACActgactatcttcaagaggagaccttctttctttaagtttgttatccctccgtaagtggcacgaagctcttgtcatcgggtattgtgctgggagtgctttgcctgtttaataaacaggttttttccacttctctctgaggaagtctttcCCCGAACCAGTTGGGGGTTGGGAGGGGGCCCCATGGGAGGGTTGCTCCcaaaaatctgcctgaaaccacaacagGGACATTTTCACAAGACAGGAGAGGACTCAGCAGGAAAGATAACAATTACACTTCAGAGGTGTCTTTACTGAGCCACACTTTAGCAACGTCTCACTCACAGATGGATGCTccatgtaaaattaaaatgaaataaaaattgaccATGAAATGACCAGTTGGCCCTGTACAGGTGTGTGACTGGAGGGCAGCGTGGAGATCAGGGCACACTCCGTGGGCTGAGGGACTCTGCTCTCAGGAAAAAGAGATTTGCAAGATTATCAAGCCTTTTCAATGCCATAAAACGTATTTGTGAGTTACAAAACAGCCGTGTCCAGCTTTGTGTTTGTGCAGAGCTCTGTATTGATGCAACAAGGTGGAATCTTGAGTGGACCCtcactcttcctcctccctacCCACCTCCATGCCCAGGCTATTAACACCAAAGCCAACCAGGATGGCACCTTCAAACAGAGAAGAGCAAGGCTTCATCACAgagtcctgtgctgctccccagagGACTCACAAGACGGGCAAAGCAGATCCATCATCTGGTTGGTGAGGGGAACTCGGCGTAATGGGAGGGGACCAcctaaaacacacaaaaacagaTACTTAGAGGGGCACCAGCAAGTGAGACTTGAACAACAGCAGCTTCTTCTGTCCGCCAATCACCGCTCACCTTGCTCACATCACCCTGACTGCCACTATCTGGCTTCACTTCCTCAAAGTAAAGACAAAGAACAACGCTGTTACATAGTCACCACGCACACCACCCCCGCAAAGACAAACAGTGACTGACCGCTTCAGGGAGGGGTGCTCTGCCACGGGCTCAATCCATCTGCACCTGAAAGGAAGTTAGGGAAAAATGTCAAAGCGCTGCAGCATAACCTGACAGATGCAGGCATCTGGTGGCAACCTAGGAAGGCCCTCTACAGTCCAACTCCACCCTACACCACCCATTTCAGGTCCCCGGGGCTTGTCCTATTACCCCTACAGCCAACtaggcagcagggcagagcagctccgggCCAAACACTCACTGGCACCTGTGACACAGGAGACAACAAACGAGGGGACACAACAGGGAGAGAAAACTCTTGGCAAGAAGAATGACAGTGAGGACTCGGAATGAGATGACCAAGGTAAGACCAAGGGTGAGCTGGCCAGGCTCACAGAACCCTGCAGGAAGAAGATGCTAACAAGAGGACTCATTCCAAGAGCCGCAAAGATGGATGCCCAAGAGTCCTACGGTCAGAATCCTCTATCTTTGCTTTTGGACAAGTCCTAACCCACCACAATGGATCACGGCAGTGCACAGCTGTCCATACAGCTCAGAACAAGACCTGAGAAGACATTGGACTGGACGCTTCTGAAGAGATGCGATTCAGATGTAAGTCCAAACCAGTGGCTCAAAGGTATCAGCACCTGGCCAAGGAACAGGGAGATGCTAAGAACAACGCCTGGTGTTTTTGATAGGCCCCTCAAAGGGCTAAGGCAAAAGACCTGCCACACGAGACACACAAAAGACACGACAGACAAGTGACACGACGCGCATTGGGACTGCTCGGCCCTGCACACTTCAGTGCTGGGAGAGATACCCTTGATGTGGCCTAAGGGGTCACATCTTGGACATCCCCCTATCCAAACCTGACTCAAATCCCTCCGGCAAGTCCCAACCCAGCACCCCATTTTCATCCCCTCTGTGCCCCGAGCCCTCCACTTATCTCTGGGACATCCGGGGATCAGAATCCACGTTGGGAGTCAAGGAAGGCCACCTTGCCCTCTGGGAATGTCCTGCTGTCACCAGGCTGGTGTCTCTTCATCAGCTGCTgttaagaaaaccaaacatcaaAGCATGATCTTAGCAGCACATCAGACAAAAACCAGCAATTCTGCTACTCAACACATCCTAAGAATGCCCAGGTCCTTGGGCAGCACGTTTTGGCTTCGCTCAGAGGCTGACAGCTGCAGAGCCAAAGTCTTTGTGGCATTATTAGTGCTGAGCACACCCACTACAGCCTCCACCAGGGGTGTGAGCATCCCCAgttgcagcaggacagggagatCCCAGGGTGGGCATCCTATGCTGAACCCCAATCCAGTGGActcttccccccgccccccactCTCACTTACTTGCTAGCCCTACCCTTAGGGTTTCTACCTGCCCCTGTCAGGTATTCTGGCACTGTTCTACATTCGggttgctgcctgcagctgctctcagaGAAACAGCAATGTTGTGAGGGCTGATATACCTGTACTCTAACTTGTATGCTAGCCTGTACCCCTTATTTTCACTGTGTGCTCTTTGGCCCTTGAGTCCTTTACCTCTCAAGCCCTCCCCCAGCCTTTGTGTGTCTCCATCAAGTGCCCTGCTGGACCCTACTTCTCTACAGCCCTATTCTTGCAGCCGAGGATGCTCCTTATCCAGGGTCCCAAGGGTTGTCCTGCAGGCAGGACACGTTATCCACAGTTTCTCCTACCCTAACTAAGTCTGGCCCTGAGTCAGGGCAGAGGCTGACAGAGCCCAACTCTTTGCAGTGGCAAAGGCACAAAGCCTTACCAACCGCCGCCTCAAGGAACGGGAGGAGCAATCCCCAGCTGCGGGGAGACAGGAGATCCCAGGGTGGGTCAGGGTGGGAAATCCTCAGTTAGACCCAGCCCTGCAGACCCTGCTCCCCGCTATCACTTCCTGCCTAGCCCTCGCCTTAGTGTTACTGCCTGCCACTGTCAGGTCTTCTGCCACTGTCCTGCATTAGggttgctgcctgcagctgctctcaAGGAAACAGGAGTGTTGTGAGGGCTGGTATACCTGTAACTCTAACTTGTATCCTAGCCTGTACCCCTTATTTTCACTATGTGCTCTCTAGCCCTTGCATCCTTTACCTCTCAAatcctccctcagcctctgtgTGTCACTGTCAAGTGCCCCTGCTATACCCTACTTCATTATAACCCTACATCTTGCAACCAGGGATAGTTCTGGGACAGAGATCCCAGGGCTGGCCAGGAACATCTCGGTGTACCCTAAGCCTGTGAACTCTCAAAGACTCAAAGAAGGCTGAAGACATGAAGCTTGCTAGAACACAAAGATGGGTCAGAATTGCCCTGCCTGGCAAAGGCTCTGGTGATGCTGGGGAGAAACCCTCACCCTTTACTTCTGAGGGGTCTGTCCCTCTAAGGCCCTCTCCTCTAAGCTAGCTTTAAATTGCCTCCTGGGACTGAAAAGGTTTCTCCCTTTATTGTGACCCCTGTTCCCAACACTTAGCTTTCAGAAGACAAGCCGACCAAGTCCATCCTCGACAGAAAAGAATGCCTCAGCACTGTGGATGTCAAGATGGTCTCTGCATCTGCTTCGGTGCTGCTGTAACCAAACCTGAAAGTGAGACCAGAGCAATAACAGCTGCTTCTGTCCACTGGTCACGCCTCACCTCACTCCATTGACCTTTACCACAGATACCCAGCTTTACTTCCACTCCAAAGAAACATACTTCTACTCAGAAATACGGCCTTAAGTAAATAGACCATATCCCTTACCATAGACCAtgtacaaacaaaataaaactacacAACAATTTGTTAAAGACCACCTTAAAACCactaaacagaagaaaaccttaaaaatcacATAGAGCAAAACAACTAAGCCTCTACCAGCCAAGCTAGCCTTAACTTAAGTGAATACAATGGCAAAGAAGTGTATTCTCCCCTCCAATTTAATCCccaacagaacagaaaagcaggGGGTCTTCCTCAAATTAAATCCCTCAAGTTATGGAAAAAGGGAGATTTTTACCTCTATGCAAACCCTTTAAAAGGAACAACAACAGGGCTTCCGTCCCACTTTAAGCCTTAGCATAACGAAAATGGGGGGTTACCCTCAATTCAAACCCCTAACACAACAATATTTTCCCCCCTtccatttaaaagagaaaacagggatTCCCTGTCAACTGATATCCCCAACACACTGAAAAAGCCAAGTTTTCCTTTAATTCATACCCTTAAAATCCCAGGTGAAGTAGGATTCCCCCCAGTTTAATTACAGGCAACAACAGAAAAGGAGTTTCTCCCCTCAATATAAACTTCTTTTGTCTTCAACCCCCCCaccaccaccttttttttttccctgctggggGCACCAGGGAGGGACTGGCAAGATGGAAttgaagagggaaaggagaaaagttcCCCCTGCAAACCCAAACTAGCTCACCTGTTCAGCTGCTTCTTCCTGGCACAAAGGTTTGCCCCTCAGCACCTCCATTAAACAGTGCTCCACATATAAGCGCATCCCAACCCCATGACATACTCACACCATCACGCCATAAGCTATCCCAGGAGACCCAATAAAAAgccccctcctccagcagctctagACCAGAGGGAACTGAGACAAACCCCTCTTAAAGCAGCCCTCAGCAGGAACTGCCCCCTCATCATCCAAACAGTTTTCACCTggcactgctctgagcagggctctgagccctcatcctgctgacagctctcacctgcagctgctgccgctCTGAGTGTgagggcaggggcacaggggactTGCTGCTCATTCCCTGGACAGCTCGTTGGCTGCACCTGACACCCTGGGGCACCGGCCTCTCCTTGCTGGGGATAAGGACCCCTCTTCTACTGCAGGTGCCCAAGGCTGAACTTGGGAATCCACCTGCTGATATCCAGTGATTGGTGATTCCAGAGGCTTCAGCAGCGTTGTCAGTGGCTTCCTAGGGAAAGGAATGAAGGCAGAGATAATAGCCTGGTAGATCCAGGTTCCCATGTCCCAGTGCAGCCACCCACACAGCAGGCACTCATTTCTCCAGAGTGAATGCTCACTTACAGCTAGGACTGACAAGGAGGCAGGAATCTCAGGGCAAAGCCAAAATCCAAGTGCTGCATGcactgctcctctgcctggTTTCCAACTAATAATCCATCACATCCCAGCAGAGGGGAACATCACCCAGGAGTGCAAAGTTTTTGGCATAGCAGCCATCTGGGACTGACTCTGAAAGAAAGTGGAATAGGGGAACGGCAGCATCCAAAGGACTGGCAGTGGAGAAAGGTGCACAGTGAGAGGTCTGAGGAGCTCAGGACCAGGAACTGGGTGACACAGACTCCCAGAGTCCAGCAGCTGAAGCAAGGTCAGGTGCCTCATCGTGTCCAGACAGACAGCAATTACCCCATTCTCCATGGTAATGGAGCCATTCTCCTCGGGAAAAGGCCAGAAACGGGTGTCACAGACCCacacctgcaggagctgagtgcCTCCATTGCACATTTAATATGTGGATTCCTTCGATTTCTCCTCAAACAACCTGTGATGTGGGGAACACAGACCTGAGGAAATCTGCCTTGAGCTTACCTGTTTCCTCACTGCCACAGGCTGAGGCGGCACAAATGGCTCCTGCACTAGAGCATAGCCCATGCTGGGGACCGTCACCAGAGCGGGAAAGCAAAGGCGTTCTGTTCCAGCTCTCACCACAGACTGAACCCTAAGTCACACgactgctgtcctgctgctcgTGTGTCAGATCTACCACCTCCTCCCACAGCCTCCTCTTCTTCATGCATGCTTCAGGGGACTTTCTCCCACTTCAAGCCATCCAAAGAACGAATCGAACAGTCAGTAAAACCCTCCCCGGGGCATGGAGAGGCAGGGTATTCCCTGTTagctgtctctgtccctgtaaGTAGTACAGTGTAGGACTGTGACAGTTGTACTCCCTCCTGAGCCAAAGGCTGTGATGGATCACGGTGAATATAAAGAAGGAAAGACACAGTTGTTAAATATTGTCTCTTTGGGAAGCAAGGGGACGGGCATTACCAGTAGCAAAGTGGGcttatttatcttttctctctcttcatcTCCTTCCTGCTTCCACAGTCAGTAGGACCACGATCCTACCGGCGCGTCAACTTTCCGGATGACGATGAGGAGATAGTGCGCATCAATCCTCAGGAAAAGATTTGGATGACTGGATACAAGGATTATCGCCATGCCCCAGCACGAGGAAAGAGCTTCGATCCCGACGACATGGACTCCTATGTACGTTTTGCCAAAAGCGAGGCCTCGAAACACGAATACACTTATCCTTACGTAGACAACTCGGACTTTGACCTGGGTGAAGATACCAAGGTTGCTGTGATAAAGACTCAGCCTGTCAAATTCAAGGTCAGGAGGAAAGAAGACGATGAGAGGTCGTGGTGTGTGTACTGCAGGGACATGTTCAACCACGAGGAGAACAAGCGGGGTCAATGCCAGGATGCTCCAGACCGCGTCAAGACTTGGATCCATCGAGTGAGCTGTATGTGGTGCGCGGACACTATGCTCTGTCACTGTATGTCCGACCCAGAAGGAGACTATACAGATCCTTGCTCGTGCGACACCAGTGATGAAATGTTTTGCCTCCGGTGGATGGCCCTTATCGCCTTGTCTTTCATTGCTCCGTGTATGTGCTGTTACTTGCGGCTTCGGGCTTGTTACCACTGTGGGGTCATGTGCAGGTGCTGTGGTGGGAAACACAAAGCTGCTGGATGACTACAGATGCGTTCAAAATGTTAGGTTTGTCCCGTAGTTCAAAGGAACACGTTGGTTTTGGAGCACTGAGGTCACTCACTTTAATGCAGCCGCTGTGCCCGACGGCATCCGGAAACCACCAGTATGGATCACTTTACATTGGGTCATCTGGGGCTCACACTGCATTGATTTGCTCATCAACTGTTCTAACTAACTAACCTACAGCATAGACTTTTGTATTATTAATCTGTAATCAAAACAGACTGTCTTGTAcatgtttttttgggggtttttttttgttggttttttttttcatttaaaatgagtTTGAGAGAAGAACTGCTTTAAATGGTGGTGGATTGTAGAACATCTCCAGGTTGCCTCTGCTTGTGTGGTACCATCAGCGTGTTTAGCAAGCTTTGGCATTTTGCGAAATGGGGCGGTGTAGTGAATGAGATCTCACTCGGAATATATTTTAACTTACTGTCAAGCTATCGTGTGTGTATAGAAGGTGTGCTAGTAACAAACTTGTACCACAACACAGTGTTTCTGTCAGtggttttctttgggttttttgttctgttttccaaagCTAAAATAGCCATCTGAGCTGCAGTTTCTCATCTAGGGTCCATCATAATTTCCTTCTGCAAACatcttaaattatttctctgtttgttAAAGCTCTGTGAACAGAAAGTAAGGCTCAGTTACCATAGTCACATAACCATTGAGAATCCAGTAGTCCTCCTTACGTGTAAATCATTTCAGACCACTACTTGAAAGGGAAACTGAAATTTtaggcttttctcttttccctgaatAACAttggaaaaatgtgttttcagagcTCTGCCCAATAAAGAAAGGGAACTTCTTCATTAGCCAGCAACGTAGAGATCTGTGAATAAAACACTAAGGTTCCAGATGAGGAAAACTGTTGATATGCAAAGAATTACTAACAATGCAATGTCAAAAGCACTATTGTGGCAATTCTGGGGAAATGCTGCATTAAGTGGTGGATTATATAGGAAATcgtgtgtgtttgttttctgtatacATGAGCATGAGAACATTTGCGTCCACTGTAGTAAAAACATGTAGCAATCTAAGgaggttatttaaaaaaaaatccaaagctaGGCTGTTAACTGCCACTTCCAGTCTGGTCCCAATCTGCCAGATAACTTCCACAGCACATTGCTGTAAGCCCATGGGATGGAGCATGCGTGTCTTTGCAGGAGCCAGACTGAGGTGTCTGCCTggctttccccctccccagttcACCACCCAGGTTTAGCAAGTGGATGCATGAGGTGCATACAACAGGATAAtattacttttgatttttttttcctaattattttttttaatatcatgtTGTCTTGTGTACAAGGCTTGTAATTAGCTTggaaaaagagtatttttctaatatattaCAAGGAATagccaaataatttttattaaaaaataataaaaaaagatttagCGCAGTGAGCTCTAACTAGCATAGTACAATCGGAATACTTTGAGGCAGCTAGGGATTGGCTTGTCAAGGCTGGCACTGCTGTTCCTGCcattatttctttctgcagt contains:
- the LOC120751207 gene encoding sprouty-related, EVH1 domain-containing protein 2-like, whose protein sequence is MLQGTFSHFKPSKERIEQSSVGPRSYRRVNFPDDDEEIVRINPQEKIWMTGYKDYRHAPARGKSFDPDDMDSYVRFAKSEASKHEYTYPYVDNSDFDLGEDTKVAVIKTQPVKFKVRRKEDDERSWCVYCRDMFNHEENKRGQCQDAPDRVKTWIHRVSCMWCADTMLCHCMSDPEGDYTDPCSCDTSDEMFCLRWMALIALSFIAPCMCCYLRLRACYHCGVMCRCCGGKHKAAG